Sequence from the Nocardia cyriacigeorgica GUH-2 genome:
AGCCCGGGATCGTCCACCCGAATCGAGGACGGCGTGCTCTACACCGGCGACGCCGGATTCCTGCACCACGGCGAGGTTTTCGTGCTCGGCCGGATGGGTTCGAGCCTGAAGGTGCGTGGCCGGTCGGTGTTCATGGAAGACATCGAATCGCGGGTGGCCCAGGACACCGGCATCACCAAGGGCAAACTCGCCGCGGTGGCGATCACCGAGGCCGGTGCGCAGGGCATCGCGCTGTTCGCCGAATCGTCACCGGGGGACTGGATCACCGAGGCGCGCAAGATCATTCGGGGTGAGCTCGGGCCCGCGCAGACAGTCACCATCGTCACCGGCCCGCGTGGGCTCATCCGGCGCACCTCCAGCGGTAAACCGCGGCGCAGGCACATGTGGCAGCTGTTCGCCGACGGCGCCCTCGACGGCTCGGTGGTGCACGAGACAGACGGCACCGCGTCGTCGGGCAGTAGTGCGGTGGCGCCGGCCGATACCGGCACGCCCACGCCGACCTTGCCCGCCGACCGCAGCCGCGAACTGCTCGACGCCGCGCTCGCCCAAGTCTCCGTCCCGGCGGATTCGGCGGTGCTGTTCGAGGGCTCGCTCGCCGAAGGCTTCGGCAACGAAGGCTCGGACGTGGACTTCCTGGTCGTGGCGCCGGGCGCCGAGGAGATGCCTACCCTGCCGACGGTGCTGTTCATCGATGGCCGCCGCGTCGAGGTGCGTACCCGCTCGGAGGCCCAGCTGCGACGCCAACTCGACACGGTCGCCCAGGCCGCCGATCCCACGGTCCTGGACGAAGACCTGCTCAACCGCTGCCAGCGATTCCTGCGCGCCACCCTCGTGCGCCCCGGCGCCCCCGATATCGACGACTTGCGCGCGACCCTGCCGCACGGCGAGTTCGCGGCCGCGCTGGCCGACTGGTGGGCCGCCCGCGCTCGCCAAGCCCTGCGCTACGCGGTGGCGCTGCGCACCCTGGATGCGTCCGGCGAAGCGACCGAATGGGCGCGCGACGGCCTGCGTCAGGCGATGAAGGCCTGGGCCGCCGGGGTGCACGAGACCTACCTCGAAACCAAATGGCTGCCTCAGCAGTTGACCCGCATCGGCGACGACGAGCGGATCACCAGGTTCCACGACCTGCTCACCCCGGCCGGGCGATCCACGATCGCCTGCGCCACGGGCGAACCGTCCGAGCCGGCGTCCGCAGCGGATTCCGATCGGCCGCGCGGCATTCTGGGCGCCGCCACCGAGCGTGCCTTGGAACAGCGGCTGTGGTGGGATCAACTGCTGGCCCTGGCCGCCGACCTCGGCGTCACCGGGATCAGCGACGACGCCGATCAGATCCTGTTCGCCCGCATCCCCGGTGTCACCACCTGGAAGATCGGCGAGCGCATCCACGTCATCCGCGGCGACCGCGACGTGTTCGTACTCTCCGAACGCGGCGGCCGGGCCTGGCGGTCGGTGGTGTTCCGGCATTCGCTGGCCGCGGTGCTCGCGCGAGCGAAGACCGATATCCGCGGTGAACTCGCCGAATTCCTGCGTCTGGGCCTGGTCGGTCTGGAGTGGCGCGGCGATGGACCCGTCGAACCGGCGCTGGCCATGTGTAAACCCTTGCGGCCCTACACGCCCGTCCCGTCGTGGGCGGCGCCGACGCTGGGCGTCACCGGTGCGGTGAGCACCGACCCGGTCGCGACCCTGTCGCCGCTGCCTGCACCCCGCTTCACCGAATGCGCGATGAACCTGGTGTGGTCGAACATCGTGCTGGAGAACGCCCGCGAGGATCTGGCCGGTGCGGTGAAGAACGCGCAGGGCGCGGTCGCCGATATCGCCGCGCACCGGATGATCGCGATGGCCGTGCGGGTGCTGTTGTCGGCCTTCGGTATTCATCCGCTGCCCGCCGATGTCGCGCCGGTCGAGACGGTGCGCCGGTTGCTCCCGTCGCACGCCGGGCGTCGCGGTGAGCTGCTGGACGCACTCGAAGCGGCTCAGGCGGTGAGCTTTTCGACCGCCATCACCTCCGGCGCGGACCTGATGACCGGCTTCGCCGTGCTCGACGATTTCGTGGTGTTGGTGCGCGCGGTGGCCGGTGGCGCCGACTTCCCGGCGTCGTTCGATTCGCGCGAACAGTGGCGGCGCACCCTCGCCATCGGCTACGACTGGTTGCGTATCGCCGGCTATCTCGACACCGACCTGCCGCTGGACGAGGCCCGCGACCTGTTGAGCACCGGCGGCCAGCAACCCCATCTACGCGAAAGCGAGCCCGCATGAGCGCCATCGACACCGCCGTCGCCGACCGGGTCCGCGCCCTCATCCGCGCCATGGCGCCGGACCAGGACGCACCCATGGCCGATGACCAGCGGCTCATGGAGGACCTGGGTTTCGATTCGCTGCGGCTGATGGAACTGACCGTGGTGCTCGAGCGCGCCTTCGAGCTGCCGCGATACAAGCCCGAAGAGCTGGTCGGGGTGCGCCGGGTCGGCGAGGTGGTCACGCTGATCAGCGGAAGTCTGGACGGCCGGGCATGAGCGATCGCGATACCGCCCTCGTCACCGGCGCGACCGGACTGGTCGGCGCCGAAGTGGTGGCCCGGCTCGCCGCGGCGGGCCGGCCGGTCGCGGCGGTGCTGCACAGCAAGGGCGAGATCACCCGCAACGACGGCACTCTGCTGGAACCGGGAACCGCGGTCACCGGCGATATCCGGGCCGCGGGTTTCGGGCTGGGCGATCGCGACGCCGCGGATCTGGCCGAGCGGGTCGGGGTGATCGTGCACTGCGCGGCCACCACCGCCTTCGATGCCTCCGACGAGGAGTACGAACAGCTCAACGTGGCGGGCACGGCCAACGCCATCGACCTCGCCGAGCGCTGGCAGGTCCCGCTGGTGCACGTGAGCACCGCCTACGTGTGCGGGATGCGCGGCGGCACCATCCGGGAGGACGAACTCGACACCGGCCACGGGTTCGGCAACGGCTACGAGGCCAGTAAGTTCCGCGCCGAACAGCTGGTCCACGCGGCCGGTGCACGCGGTGTGCGGTGGGCGATCGTGCGTCCGGGCATCGTCACCGGCGCGACCGGCACCGGCGTCATCCGCGAATACAAGAACCTCTACACCGTGGTGAAGCTGATGGTGGAGGGCAAACTGCGCTCGCTGCCCGGCCGCTACGACGCCACCCTGTCGCTGGCCCCGGTCGACCATGTGGCCGATGTGGTGGCCGCGGCGGTCCTCGATTTCGATTCGGCGGCCGGGCGCACGATGCACGCGCTCGGGCGCGACACGTTGTCGTTGCGTGAGGTCTCCGATGTGCTCGCCGAGTACCCGTCGTTCGAGGTGGCGACCTTCGTCCCGGAGACCAGCTTCGCCGAAGCCGATCTCGCCCCCATCGAACGCGAGTACTACCGCCGCATCGGCTCGCTCTACACCAGCTACTTCCGCCGCCGGCTGGTCTTCGACACCGAGCACGCCGACGCGCTGCTCGGCCGTCCGTCCCCGGCCACCGGTAAGGAGTACCTGCGCACCCTGCTCGACTACTGCCTGGAATCCGGGTATCTCGGCGTACCACTGCCCTCGATCGAGGAAGTCTTGGCGGGCAACGGTTTCGGTGGGGTGCGCCGATGAGTGAACCGCTGCGTGAGCTGCTGAACGCGCTGACCACCCAGCCGGAGAAGGTGGCCGCCTATCTGGGCGACACCTATGTGCAGGAAAGCGTCGATCAGCTCGACCGCGCCGGGGTGGACGCCGCGAAATTCGCCCGCGAACACTCCCTGTTGTTGCTCAAACCCGATGCCATCGTGGGACGCGCGGTCGAGCCGACGCTGGAGTGGCTGGCCGGCAACGGTTTCCGCGTGGTGGACGCCGGCCGCGTCACCGGGGACCGGCTGTTGGCGCGCGCCCTGTGGTACTACTCGTGGAACATCGCCTCCACCGAACGCCGTCGCCTGGCCGACCTGCTCGTCGGCATCTGCGATGTGCTGGTGCTCGTGGTCGCCGGAGCCGACGCCGAATTGCCCGTCCCCGTCCGGCTGACCGACGCGAAGGGCCCCACCGACCCGCGCAAACGTCGTCCGGGCGAACTGCGTCATCTGCTCGGACAGCACAGCTACCTGCTGAATCTGGTGCATTCGCCCGACGATCCCGCCGATGTGCTGCGCGAGCTGGCGATCCTGTTCGACGAGCCGCGCCGCGCCGACGTCATCGCCCATGCCGGCGCGGGCGCCGACCGATCCGCCGAGGCCGCGCGGCTGGCGGCCGAGCTCTACGCGAGCACCCCGGACCGTGATTTCGACCGCACCACCGCCGCCCGCCGCCTGATCGCCGATGCCGAACTGGCGGGACTTTCGATTCCCGGTGGCATCGACCCCGAGTCCGACCAGGACTGCGCGCGACTGCTGGCCACGGCCTGGGATCGGGGTGTCGAGCTCGATCCGTGGTCGGTGATCGTGCTCGGGTCCTACGTACTGCCCATGCGGGTGGGGACGCAACCGCAGACGTTGCGCCCGGTCACCGCATCCGATTGGTTGGAGGCCCGGCCGTGAGTGTCGAGACAGTGAACGCCGACAACACCGCATCGCATATCCGCACCATCTCCCGCGAGTTGGCGCACCGCTGCGCGGTTTCCGAGGTGTTCGTCACCTCGCTCGACAGCCTCGGCGAGGACCAATTCCTCGCCGGCGCGCAACTACCGCGCATGCACTCCTACTACGGCGACCACGCGGGCACCCTGGCGCTGCGCCATGATCCGCTGGTGGTGATGGAGGCCGCCCGGCAGGCCGCGATCGCCCTGACCCACGAGTTCTACGCCGTCCCAACCGACCGTGCCTTCCTGGTGCGCACCTTCAACGGCGCCGGCGCCGACACCGCGGCCTGGGAGGTCGGGTTCGCACCCGCGGATCTGGTGCTGGCCGTGCGGGTTCCGCGCAAACATCACGACGGCACCGATATGCACGGCGTGGACATGGTGCTCGACATCTCCTGCGGCGGCGTCCCCATGATGACCGTCGACGGGTCGTTCTCCTGGACCACCGGCAGCCGCTGGGACCGGATGCGCAGCGCCTTCCGCACCGGTCTCGGCCTGGGCCAGTTCGTCGGTGCGTCCGCGTTGACCGAACGCGCCGAACCGGCGGCGGTGGGCCGAGAGAACTGGCGCAATGTGGTGGTCGGCCCGGTCCGCCGCGACGGTGACACCGCAGTGGCCACGCTGGTGCCCGATATCGGCCATCCGTTCCTGTTCGACCATCCGCTCGACCATGTGCCCGGCAGCCTGCTGATCGAGGCGTGCCGGCAGACGGCGCTGGCCATGGTGCTCGAGCGGGCGCCCCGGCTGATCGGAGTGTCGAGCACCTTCGACCGGTTCGTCGAATTGGACACCCCGGCCGAATGCCGGGCCGAGATCATCGGCGACACCGGCGGCCGCACGGTGGTGCGCTGCGAGATCCACCAGGCCGGTGCCGTGGCCGCACGGGTGGACGCCGAATTCATCGACGACGTCGTCATCGAGCCGACCGGCGGGGCGGACCGGTGACGGGCGCGGCCGAACTGCTCACCACCACCCGCGCTTTCCGGCGCAGGCTCGACCTGACCCGCCCGGTCGACCGCCATGAGCTGCTGGCCTGCCTCGACATCGCAGTGCAGGCGCCGAGCGGAACCAACCGCCAGCCCTGGCGGTTCGTCGTAGTCCAGGACCCCGCGACCAAACAGCAGATCGCCGAGTACTACCGCAAAGGCTTCGCCGCCTACCTCTCCGCGCGCACGCCGCGCCCGGATCAGCTCGGCGACCTGGCCTCCGGCCAGTACCTCGCCGCCCATCTGCACGAGGTGCCCGCGCTGGTGGTGGTGTGCTCGCTGGGCCGTCCACCGACCGAGGCATCCGCGCGGCAGCTGGCCAGCTTCTACGGCTCCATCTATCCGGCGGTGTGGAATCTTCAACTGGCCCTGCACGATCGGGGCCTGGGCTCCTGCCTGACGACCGCGCACCTGGCCTACGAACGCGAGATCGCCGACCTGCTGGCCATCCCGTTCGAGGAGGTCACGCAGGTGGCGATGCTGCCGGTGGGGCATCTGCTGCCCGGAACCGCGAGCCCGGCCAAGCGGGCGCCCGCGACCGAGGTGACCATGTGGGATCGCTGGGGTGCGCGGTGAGCGAGACGGTGCGCGCCGGGGAACACGGTGCCGGATCTTCCGTGGCGCCGGGGCCGATCGCCTCGCTCGGGCGCATCGCCCGCTTCACGGCGGTGATGTACAAGCCGCACTATCTGCTCTACGGCATCAACTGGGTGCTGGCGCTCGAAGGTACCGCCGCACTGGTCACCGAACCGGAGGGAAGCTGGCGGCCGAGCTGGGCGACGGTGCTGCGCATCGTGGTGGTCGCGTTCGTGCTGCTGTATCTGCGGATGGTCGACGAGCAGAAGGACCTCGACTACGACCGGGTGCACAATCCGGACCGGCCACTGGTGACGGGCGCGGTCACCGCGACCGACTTGCGGGCCGCGATGGGCGTCATCGCGGTCGGTGCGATCGCCGCGAGCCTGCTGCTGTCGGCCGGGTCGGCAGTGGCCATCGCGGCGGTGCTCGGCTACGGGCTGGCGCTGTGGGGGCTGGAACGGATCTCGGAACCGATTCGCCGCGATATCCTGCTGAATTTGCTGGTCACCTATCCGGTGCAGCTGCTGGTCACCGCCTATGTCGTGGTGTCGGCCATCGACACCGGTGAGGTCGAGGCCGGCTGGCAGGCAGCCGCTGCCGCCGTGATCTTCGCCGGGGCATTTCTGCAATTCGAGTTCGCGCGCAAGACCTCGCGGATCGCGCGGCCGGGGGAGATGTACTACTCGAACGCGCTCGGCACGAACGGGTCGGTGCTCGCGGGACTGGGCTGCGCGATCGTGGCCGTGGCCGCCGATCTGGCGTTGGTGCGGCCGTGGGATCACGACGGTGCGCGCGCCGTGATCGCCTGGATTCCGCTGGTGTTGCTGGTGATTCCGTTGCTCGGCGGACTGCGGTTCCTGCGCTCCGAGGACGAGGACTACCCGGTGATTCCGGCGGTGCTGTTCATCCTCACCCTCTACCTGGCGCTCATCGCGCAGGCAGTGGTTCCCGGATAGCGCCCGGCGGGCTCAGCCTGCCGGGACCGCTTCGAGCACATTCTCCGGCGACAGGGTCGGCGTCACCGAAGTGAGGGTGAAACCGCATTCCGCCAGCAGCGCACGGTATTCGGCCTCGGTGCGTTCCCGGCCGCCGGTATTGACCAGCATCTCCAGATCGATGTACTTGCCCGGATGCGGGCGGTCGTCGTCGGGCAGCACGAGTTCGATCAGCAGCAGGCGCGCCTGCGGTGACATGGCCGCACGGATGGTGCGCAGCACGCGGGTGGCCTGATCGGCGGGCCAATCGTGGATGACGTGCTTGAGCAGATACGCGTCGCCACCCTCGGGCACGGTGTCGAAGAACGACCCCGCCACTATCGCACACCGATCCGCCACGCCCAGCTCGGTGAGCCGCTCACGCGCCTCACCCACTACTTCGGGCAGATCGAACAGGATGCCGCGCGATTGCGGTGCCCGCCGCAGGATCTCGGTCAGCAAAGCGCCCTGCCCGCCGCCCACATCGACGATCGTGCGGAAGCGGCCGAAATCGTAGGCCGACAGCAGAGGTTCCCGGCCCAGGGTGTCGATGCTCGACATGGCGCGATCGAACATCGTGCCGAATTCCCGGTCGGTGCGCAGATAGTCGAACAGCGGAACACCGTCCACGGTATTGCCCACCGCGTCACCGGTGCGCACCACCTGCGCCAGCTGGGTCCAGTTGTCCCGGTGGATCTTCGAGCCGAAGAACAGGGTGGCATCACGCAACGAAACCTCGGCATCGGCGCGCAGTGCCTGCGCCATCGGCGTCAGCGCGTAGCGGCCGTCGCGGCGCCGGGTGAAGATGCCGTGACTGATCAGCAGCCGCATCAGCCGGTGCAGGGCGTCCTCGTCGGCACCCACCGCCTGCGCCAGATCCGCGCCATCGCGCGGACCATCGGCCAGCGCGTCGGCGACCCCCAGATCCGCCGCGGCATGGATCGCCTGCGTCAGCCACCCGGCCGCGATCATCTCCAGTAGTGCGGCATGGCCGGGCACCATCCGCCGGTGTGCGCTCGCCATGACATTGCGCACCCGTTCCACCGCCCGCACCAGGCCCTGCGGGGGCAGTTTCGCTCGATCGGAGGCCATGACGACTCCATTCGTCGGCAAACGCGGTTGCCAAGGAGATTACGGCCCGAACCGCGTCCCGGGTGTGAATCGCGCGTCGTGGCCGTCGCTAGCGGGGCGATTCGCCCTTGGCGGCGGTGCGGTTGCGTTCGCGTTCGGCGGCGGTCTCGAGATATTCACCGAGCTCGCGGCGCAGGTTGGTGTCCAGCGAGCGCGCGAGCGTGTTGTGCACCGACGCCACCGCGAGCTCGCGCATCTTGTTGAGCATGGCGGTGGTCTCGGCGATCTCCTCGTTGGTCTCCGGTAGCCAGCCGGGGCCGTGCTCGTCGACGATGTGGGTGCGGGCGGCGGCGATCATGATCTTGGTGATGTCGTCGATATGCGCGGCGACCTGGGCGTGCACGCTGATCAGGGTGCGCAGGTCCAAGCCGTATTCGTCGAGTTCGGCGAAGCTGCTCAGCAGGTGGGTGTCGGTGAAGACGACGGTGTCGTTCTCGACGCGGACCAGGCCCATCTCGCGCAACTGGTCGACGAGGTCGTCGGTCTCGGCGCCGAGGATGGAGCCGATCAGCTCCCGCGACACCTCGAACGGCTCTTCCTTGGCCCAGGTCGCGGTCACCGCGTGCTGGAGACCGAGCACCTCGGTGAGGTCCTTCCCGGTTTCCCAGCTGGTGATGAAGTCGGCGATATGGGCGGTGGTGAAACCGCGCTGCAGCAGTGCGTCGATCAGGCGCAGCCGCTCCAGATGGGTGTCGTCGTAGATGCTGGCGCGCCCGTCCTTGCCCACCGGCGGCGGCAACAGACCGCGTTCTTGATAGGCGCGGACGTTGCGGCTGGTGGTGCCTGCGGCCCGTGCGAGGTCATCGATCCGGTAGTTCGGCATCGCTTGCACCTCCTCACATCCCCACCTGCGCCGCACCGGCGGGCGCCCGGCCGTCGACCGCCCGAGTGTATCTCCCGCGCTCTCGGCCGGCCTCAGTACCCGCGTTCCGGTTCGATCGGCGCCCGCAACGGCGCGCCGTCGGCGAACCGGACGACGTTGGCCCGCACGTGTTCGGCGAATGCGGCCATCCGCAGCTGCGGCGGATTCGAATCATGCGGAGTGACAATGGCATTGGGAAGCGTCCAGAGCGGGTGCCCGTCGGGCAGTGGCTCCGGATCGGTCACGTCCAGGCCGGCGCCGCCGATCGTCCCGGCGCGCAGGGCGTCGACCAGAGCGTCGGTGTCGACGAGACTGCCGCGGGCCACATTGATCACCCACGATGACGGCTTCAACTGCGCCAGCTCTTTCGCCCCCACCAGATGCCTGGTCTCGGCGGTGGCCGGCGCGGCGATCACCACATGGTCGGTGCGCGACCAGACCCCGGCGAGTTCGTCGGCGCGCACCGTCTCCACGTCGTCCGGAATACCGGGCCTGGTGACCGCGCGACCCGACCGATTGACCGCGATGATCTTCGCGCCCAGCGGCGTCAGCATCGGGATCAACGCCCGCCCGATTCCACCCGCACCCACGATCGCGACCGTCGCCCCGCGCAACGACCCGACATGCGGAAAGAACTCACGCTGCCGCCAACTCTCGGCCCGCAGATGTTCCGGCAGATACCGCACGCCCGCCAGCAGCAGCATCAGCGTGTGCTCGGCCACGCTGGCGGCGTAAGCGCCTGCGGCAGAGGTGAATCGAACCCGCGGGAACCGTTCGAACACGCCGGCGTCGAACCAGTCCTCGACTCCGGCCGCGTTCAGCTGCACCCATTCGATCCCGTCCGGCAGGTGGTCCGGGAACTGCGCCGGTGAACCATTCCAGACGAGCGCGCGCGCCTCGTCGAGCCCGGCGGTACGCGCGCCCGCCTCCGTCACCGCCTGTTCGAGCATCGGTTGTTCACCCGGGCCGACCGCAACCGCCATCCGGCTCATCCTCGGACCTCCTTCGCTCACCGCGCCGGTGCTCCACGTCCGGCCGTCCTCCGATCGAACGTACCGGCGAAGGCGGGGGAGGGTGGATGGTCGGCTGATCAGTCCTCGTCGTCCAGTTCGACCTTGTCCCTATCGGCCCACTCGATCAGCCGGTCCAGTTCGAACACCGCGTCGTCGATGCCTGCGTGCAGGTCACCGAGCTTCTGGTAGCGGGCCGGCACGGTCGCCATGGTGAAATCACGCGGGTCGATATCGGGGACCTCGTCCCAGATCACCGGGGTGGACACGGTGGCTTCGGGCACCCCGCGCACCGAGTAGGCGGCGGCGATGGTGTGGTCGCGGGCGTTCTGGTTGTAGTCGACGAACAGCATCCGCGGGTCGCGGTC
This genomic interval carries:
- a CDS encoding acyl carrier protein, yielding MSAIDTAVADRVRALIRAMAPDQDAPMADDQRLMEDLGFDSLRLMELTVVLERAFELPRYKPEELVGVRRVGEVVTLISGSLDGRA
- a CDS encoding SDR family oxidoreductase, with the translated sequence MSDRDTALVTGATGLVGAEVVARLAAAGRPVAAVLHSKGEITRNDGTLLEPGTAVTGDIRAAGFGLGDRDAADLAERVGVIVHCAATTAFDASDEEYEQLNVAGTANAIDLAERWQVPLVHVSTAYVCGMRGGTIREDELDTGHGFGNGYEASKFRAEQLVHAAGARGVRWAIVRPGIVTGATGTGVIREYKNLYTVVKLMVEGKLRSLPGRYDATLSLAPVDHVADVVAAAVLDFDSAAGRTMHALGRDTLSLREVSDVLAEYPSFEVATFVPETSFAEADLAPIEREYYRRIGSLYTSYFRRRLVFDTEHADALLGRPSPATGKEYLRTLLDYCLESGYLGVPLPSIEEVLAGNGFGGVRR
- a CDS encoding nitroreductase family protein produces the protein MTGAAELLTTTRAFRRRLDLTRPVDRHELLACLDIAVQAPSGTNRQPWRFVVVQDPATKQQIAEYYRKGFAAYLSARTPRPDQLGDLASGQYLAAHLHEVPALVVVCSLGRPPTEASARQLASFYGSIYPAVWNLQLALHDRGLGSCLTTAHLAYEREIADLLAIPFEEVTQVAMLPVGHLLPGTASPAKRAPATEVTMWDRWGAR
- a CDS encoding AMP-binding protein: MRDTDDVATVRNWLVEPDASTGIHFADEADGWDYRSYAELAELTWSIAQVMREHGMGSGDGACVVMPTGFPCTAAFYAVWACGGVFTPVAPPMFGDLDQYIAHVAAILAQAQPRVVVTSVEFEQLARRAMVEAGRADEPVVVDPAALPQAPAERVFGAPDPCALLQFTSGSTGTPRGVRVSWHNLANNIAMISRLIDWQPGEAMVSWLPLYHDMGLVGAFLTTVTNQGELYLMRPDQFVRDPVRWLRAMTRAQHSPSPSFALGYVAHRVRPDDIADLDLSGWRTLAVGSEPVEVADLQSFAELTGRQGFSMNAYTLAYGLAEATLMVTSSARGRPVTALRLDNATLRFGAPVSVLEEQPLDDTHRVEGAGWITGLGYSTPESTVRVVDEDGNDLPDGTLGEMIVVGDSVALGYSGPPSPGSSTRIEDGVLYTGDAGFLHHGEVFVLGRMGSSLKVRGRSVFMEDIESRVAQDTGITKGKLAAVAITEAGAQGIALFAESSPGDWITEARKIIRGELGPAQTVTIVTGPRGLIRRTSSGKPRRRHMWQLFADGALDGSVVHETDGTASSGSSAVAPADTGTPTPTLPADRSRELLDAALAQVSVPADSAVLFEGSLAEGFGNEGSDVDFLVVAPGAEEMPTLPTVLFIDGRRVEVRTRSEAQLRRQLDTVAQAADPTVLDEDLLNRCQRFLRATLVRPGAPDIDDLRATLPHGEFAAALADWWAARARQALRYAVALRTLDASGEATEWARDGLRQAMKAWAAGVHETYLETKWLPQQLTRIGDDERITRFHDLLTPAGRSTIACATGEPSEPASAADSDRPRGILGAATERALEQRLWWDQLLALAADLGVTGISDDADQILFARIPGVTTWKIGERIHVIRGDRDVFVLSERGGRAWRSVVFRHSLAAVLARAKTDIRGELAEFLRLGLVGLEWRGDGPVEPALAMCKPLRPYTPVPSWAAPTLGVTGAVSTDPVATLSPLPAPRFTECAMNLVWSNIVLENAREDLAGAVKNAQGAVADIAAHRMIAMAVRVLLSAFGIHPLPADVAPVETVRRLLPSHAGRRGELLDALEAAQAVSFSTAITSGADLMTGFAVLDDFVVLVRAVAGGADFPASFDSREQWRRTLAIGYDWLRIAGYLDTDLPLDEARDLLSTGGQQPHLRESEPA
- a CDS encoding D-isomer specific 2-hydroxyacid dehydrogenase family protein; translated protein: MSRMAVAVGPGEQPMLEQAVTEAGARTAGLDEARALVWNGSPAQFPDHLPDGIEWVQLNAAGVEDWFDAGVFERFPRVRFTSAAGAYAASVAEHTLMLLLAGVRYLPEHLRAESWRQREFFPHVGSLRGATVAIVGAGGIGRALIPMLTPLGAKIIAVNRSGRAVTRPGIPDDVETVRADELAGVWSRTDHVVIAAPATAETRHLVGAKELAQLKPSSWVINVARGSLVDTDALVDALRAGTIGGAGLDVTDPEPLPDGHPLWTLPNAIVTPHDSNPPQLRMAAFAEHVRANVVRFADGAPLRAPIEPERGY
- a CDS encoding MerR family transcriptional regulator translates to MPNYRIDDLARAAGTTSRNVRAYQERGLLPPPVGKDGRASIYDDTHLERLRLIDALLQRGFTTAHIADFITSWETGKDLTEVLGLQHAVTATWAKEEPFEVSRELIGSILGAETDDLVDQLREMGLVRVENDTVVFTDTHLLSSFAELDEYGLDLRTLISVHAQVAAHIDDITKIMIAAARTHIVDEHGPGWLPETNEEIAETTAMLNKMRELAVASVHNTLARSLDTNLRRELGEYLETAAERERNRTAAKGESPR
- a CDS encoding methyltransferase, with protein sequence MASDRAKLPPQGLVRAVERVRNVMASAHRRMVPGHAALLEMIAAGWLTQAIHAAADLGVADALADGPRDGADLAQAVGADEDALHRLMRLLISHGIFTRRRDGRYALTPMAQALRADAEVSLRDATLFFGSKIHRDNWTQLAQVVRTGDAVGNTVDGVPLFDYLRTDREFGTMFDRAMSSIDTLGREPLLSAYDFGRFRTIVDVGGGQGALLTEILRRAPQSRGILFDLPEVVGEARERLTELGVADRCAIVAGSFFDTVPEGGDAYLLKHVIHDWPADQATRVLRTIRAAMSPQARLLLIELVLPDDDRPHPGKYIDLEMLVNTGGRERTEAEYRALLAECGFTLTSVTPTLSPENVLEAVPAG
- a CDS encoding nucleoside-diphosphate kinase is translated as MSEPLRELLNALTTQPEKVAAYLGDTYVQESVDQLDRAGVDAAKFAREHSLLLLKPDAIVGRAVEPTLEWLAGNGFRVVDAGRVTGDRLLARALWYYSWNIASTERRRLADLLVGICDVLVLVVAGADAELPVPVRLTDAKGPTDPRKRRPGELRHLLGQHSYLLNLVHSPDDPADVLRELAILFDEPRRADVIAHAGAGADRSAEAARLAAELYASTPDRDFDRTTAARRLIADAELAGLSIPGGIDPESDQDCARLLATAWDRGVELDPWSVIVLGSYVLPMRVGTQPQTLRPVTASDWLEARP
- a CDS encoding ScbA/BarX family gamma-butyrolactone biosynthesis protein encodes the protein MSVETVNADNTASHIRTISRELAHRCAVSEVFVTSLDSLGEDQFLAGAQLPRMHSYYGDHAGTLALRHDPLVVMEAARQAAIALTHEFYAVPTDRAFLVRTFNGAGADTAAWEVGFAPADLVLAVRVPRKHHDGTDMHGVDMVLDISCGGVPMMTVDGSFSWTTGSRWDRMRSAFRTGLGLGQFVGASALTERAEPAAVGRENWRNVVVGPVRRDGDTAVATLVPDIGHPFLFDHPLDHVPGSLLIEACRQTALAMVLERAPRLIGVSSTFDRFVELDTPAECRAEIIGDTGGRTVVRCEIHQAGAVAARVDAEFIDDVVIEPTGGADR